GTGCTGGAAGGTTAAGGGGAAGGATTAGCGTAAGCGAAGTCTAGAACTTAAGCCCCAGTAAACGGCGGCCGTAACTATAACGGTCCTAAGGTAGCGAAATTCCTTGTCGGGTAAGTTCCGACCCGCACGAAAGGCGTAACGATTTGGGCACTGTCTCGACAACGCGCCCGGTGAAGTTGTAGTACCGGTGAAGATGCCGGTTACCCGCGACAGGACGGAAAGACCCCATGGAGCTTTACTCTAGCTTGATATTGGGATTCGATGTTACATGTACAGGATAGGAGGGAGGCTTTGAAGCGAGGACGCCAGTCTTCGTGGAGCCACTGTTGGGATACCTCTCTTGTAATATTGGATTTCTAACCTAGCACCCTAAACGGGTGTGGGGACACTGTCAGGTGGGGAGTTTGACTGGGGCGGTCGCCTCCGAAAGTGTATCGGAGGCGCTCAAAGGTCTTCTCAGAATGGTTGGAAATCATTCGCAGAGTGCAAAGGCATAAGAAGGCTTGACTGTGACACCGACGGGTGGAGCAGGTAGGAAACTAGGACTTAGTGATCCGGTGGTATGAAAGTGGGATTGCCATCGCTCAACGGATAAAAGCTACCCTGGGGATAACAGGCTTATCACTCCCAAGAGTTCACATCGACGGAGTGGTTTGGCACCTCGATGTCGGCTCATCGCATCCTGGGGCTGTATTCGGTCCCAAGGGTTGGGCTGTTCGCCCATTAAAGCGGTACGCGAGCTGGGTTCAGAACGTCGTGAGACAGTTCGGTCCCTATCCGTCGTGGGCGCAAGATATTTGAGAGGAGCTGTCCTTAGTACGAGAGGACCGGGATGGACTGACCGCTGGTGTATCTGTTGTCTTACCAAAGGCATAGCAGAGTAGCCAAGTCGGGAAGGGATAAACGCTGAAGGCATCTAAGCGTGAAGCCCCCCTCAAGATAAGATATCTCATCCTTAATGGAGTAAGATCCCTGGAAGACGACCAGGTTGATAGGCTAGGTGTGTAAGCATGGTAACATGTTCAGCTGACTAGTACTAATAGATCGAGGGCTTGAACCAAAGCGAGCTTAAGAGTTTTAATAGAGTTGTGTATGAAGTGAAGTTTGACTTTAGAATGTAGAATAAAATGTAAATGTATGGCCCAGTGGCTCAGTTGGTTAGAGCGCCGGCCTGTCACGCCGGAGGTCGAGGGTTCGAGTCCCTTCTGGGTCGTAAGTAAACTTACTTGCGAGACTTCATAAGAGTGATAACATAATGATTGTAAGTTTAATTTTATCCCAGGGCGCATAGCTCAGCTGGGAGAGCACCTGCCTTACAAGCAGGGGGTCACAGGTTCGAGCCCTGTTGCGCCCATTTGAAGTGTATACTTCAGTAAAATCAAATATGCCGACGTGGCTCAATTGGCAGAGCAGCTGACTTGTAATCAGCAGGTTATCGGTTCGAGTCCGATCGTCGGCTTTGATGATTGTTATAATCATCGTATGGAGGGGTTCCCGAGTGGCCAAAGGGGGCAGACTGTAAATCTGTTGTCTACGACTTCGAAGGTTCGAATCCTTCTCCCTCCATTAAAATTCTATATCGCGGAGTGGAGCAGTCTGGAAGCTCGTCGGGCTCATAACCCGAAGGTCAGAGGTTCAAATCCTCTCTCCGCAACTAAGTAGCATATTAAATATATGCCCAGATAGCTCAGTCGGTAGAGCAGAGGACTGAAAATCCTCGTGTCGGTGGTTCGATTCCGCCTCTGGGCATTATGGGGCACTAGCTCAGTCGGCTAGAGCACTAGACTTTTAATCTAGGTGTCCCGGGTTCGAGTCCCGGGTGCCTCATTAAACACACAGTTGTTATAGATTGTGTGTTTTTTTATATTATCTATTAAAATTATTTGAATGAATCATATAAATATAATTCATATTTTTATTTTGGGTTATCTACAAACCTTGAATTTAAAAGGTTTGTGAACACTAAAAGCGAAAAATATATATTAAAATGCAGGATAATAAATAAAAAAATCAAAAAGTTATTGACAAGAGAATATAGAGTATGTATAATAAGGAACATAAATTAAAGCGTTTTAATGCAAAGATGTATTAAATTTTTTAGACAACGGAGTCTATATGATTTTACACCCATAGGTGTGAGATTATATGGGCTTTTTTTGTTTTCAAACTTAAGGAGGTTCGTATATGGATAAGATAACAAAGGTGGACATAATTACCCGACCAGATAAAGCAGAGGTGTTAAAAGAAGCTTTAAATGAAATTGGAATAACGGGAATGACATTTTCCCATGTATTAGGTTGTGGTTTACAAAAAGGAAAGACGGAGTATTATAGAGGGAATCCATATAGTATTGATTTACTCCCAAAGATTCGTGTTGAAACCGTTGTTTGTGAAGTACCTGTAGAAAAAGTTGTTGAAGTTGCAAAAAAAGTTTTACGTACAGGAGAAATTGGTGATGGGAAAATTTTTATCTATCCGGTTGAAAATGTAATAAAGGTCCGTACAGGAGAAGAAGGGGTTAAAGCATTATAGATTATAAACATGGATCCAGAGATTAAAACAAAAAGATTAAAGGAGTGAAAGTATATGGAAGAATTAAAATTTGCAATAGATACGATGTGGGTACTAATCGCAGCAGCACTGGTGTTTTTTATGCAAGCTGGATTTGCCATGGTAGAGACAGGATTTACCCGTTCAAAAAATGCAGGTAATATTATTATGAAAAATCTTATGGATTTTTCAGTTGGATCTATTATTTTTTGGACGGTGGGATATAGTTTAATGTATGGCGAAAGTGTAAGTGGAATTTTTGGAAAACCAGATTTTTTCTTTAATGGTGATTATACGGCGCTTATATTTCAAACAGTTTTTGCCGCAACAGCAGCAACTATTGTTTCTGGAGCAATGGCAGAACGGACAAAGTTTATTTCGTATTTAGTATATAGTTTCTTTATTTCGTTAATTATATATCCTGTATCCGGGCATTGGATTTGGGGTGGAGGATGGTTATCAGAGATTGGATTTCATGATTTTGCTGGATCTACCGCAGTACATTCGGTAGGTGGTTGGGCAGCCCTTGTTGGTGCATCGATATTAGGACCGCGTCTAGGTAAATACAGTCAAGATGGAAAATCTCATGCGATTCCTGGACACAGTATTACTCTTGGAGCCTTAGGTGTTTTTATTCTTTGGTTCGGATGGTTCGGTTTTAACCCGGGATCTCAATTAGCAGCAGGATCAGAAGCCGATGCCCTTGCGATTAGTCGAATCTTTGTCACGACAAACTTGTCAGCTGCAGCCGCAGCAATTGTTGCAATGATTATCACCTGGTTACGTTATAAAAAGCCAGATGTTTCGATGACATTAAATGGTGCACTAGCAGGTCTTGTAGCAATAACGGCTGGATGTGATGTGGTAACGCCGGGAGCAGCAGCCCTTATTGGGATGATTGCAGGTGTGGTCATTGTCTTTGGAATTGAATTTGTTGATAAGGTATTAAAAGTAGATGATCCAGTAGGAGCTGTAGGCGTCCATGGTATATCTGGTGCTGTCGGAACGATTTTAGTAGGTGTCTTTTCTGTAGATAATGGATTACTTACAACCGGAAGTTTTTCGGCACTTGGTATTCAATTGGTTGGTGTCGCTGCTGTGGCGGCTTGGGTTCTTACAACATCCTTTATACTGTTTAAAGCAGTGGATTTAATCATAGGTTTACGTGTAAGTTCACAAGAAGAACATATTGGACTTGATATAGAAGAGCATGGCGTTGAAAGTTATGCTGACTTTGAAATCAAAGGCGTACATGTTCGATAAGTATTTGATTTTTTAATTTGGTATGAGCTAGGTAACTAGTTTATATATAGTGTTTATACCTTTAGTTATATTCCTAATCCTATGGGAATTCTTCAAAAAGAGACCAGCGCCCACTGGTCTCTTTTGCTGTGTATCTATGAATAGAACTTGACATATCTAGTATAATAGACTTGACAGATTATATTAATAGGATTATTATAGTTGGCATATGCCACATAAAATATAAGGAGGTTCATATGGCTTCAAATTGTGATTCATGTTCATCAAAAGAAAGTTGTAATGTAGAAAACAAGTCGGAATGTCAAGTAATAGGAACAAACTCCAATAATCAGTTTAAACATATTATCGGTGTACTTAGTGGAAAAGGCGGTGTTGGTAAGTCGACAGTTGCTGCTAACCTTGCACTATCGTTACATCGACAAGGATATAAAGTGGGAGTTTTGGATGCAGATATTACTGGTCCAAGTATTCCAAGAATTTTTAATGCAGAAGATAAAAAGGCGTTAATGTATCCTCATGGTTTAGAAGCTGTTGAGATTGAGACAAATCTTAAAGCGATGTCGTTGAATTTTTTGTTGGATGAAGAAAAGAAGCCTGTCATATGGAGAGGTCCAATTATCACCAATACAATCAAACAATTTTATCAAGATGTTATCTGGGGAGAACTCGATTATCTTATCATTGATATGCCACCTGGGACAGGAGACATTGCATTGACAATCATGCAAAGCTTCCCACTCGATGGTATTGTCATGGTAAGTGTACCTCAAGATATGGTATCTATGATTGTCTCAAAGGCAATTGCAATGACCAAGCGATTAAATGTAGAGGTACTTGGCGTTATAGAAAATATGAGCTATATGACATGCCCGCATTGCGATGATAAAATTCGAGTATTTGAAAGCGATGATATTGAAGCATTCTTAGAAGATCAAGAAGTTGAACTTTTAGCGGAGTTACCAATTAATGGAGCAGTTACACAAAAGAATCGTTTGTCTGAAGAGATGATGAGAATATTTGATGAGGTAGCCATAAAAGTTCAGAAAAAAATTCACATCAAAACAGGTCAACCTTCATAAAGAGGTCCATCATGTACGAGGAATTAAAAAAATATACCCATGAAATAAAGTCTTTTCATATGCCTGGACATAAAAATGGAAAGCTTCAGACATTAGAGGATGTCTATGCCTTGGATGTTACTGAAGTTCCAGGGACAGATGATTTGCATCACCCTACTGGGATTATCAAAGAGTTACAAGATCGGATCGCTACCATATATCGATCCGATCAAACGTATTTATTAATCAATGGAAGTACAGCAGGAATCTTGGCGACGATGGCAACTCGCGCTCGTCAACAAGGTTCTGTTTTGGTGTCTAGAAATTGTCATAAATCGGTGTACAATAGTATATATCTTCATCAAATAAAAGCGCACTATATTTACCCTTCATATTATGCAGATGAAGGGTTTTATGGAGAAGTTAGCCCAAAATCCATTGAAAAAATGCTTTTGGAACATCCAGATATCCATACAGTTGTTATTACATCACCAACCTATGAAGGTATGACTTCAGATATTCAAGCCATTAGTGATATCGTGCATGCGTATGGCGCAACATTAGTTGTGGATGAAGCTCATGGCGCGCATTTTACCTTTAGCGACAAATTACCTAAATCAGCGATTGAACAGGGGGCGGACTATGTTATTCAAAGCACACATAAAACGTTACCTTGCCTTACACAAACGGCGATACTACATACACAGAAACTCTCAGATGAAGAAAGAGAAATTCTTAAAGAATATCTAGCGATTTATCAGTCGTCATCACCATCATATCTTTTAATGAGTTCCATTGAACAAGGAATAGACTATATGGATAACCATCGTTATGCGTATGATCAATGGATTGATGCATTACAATTATTATTAAAAACACATCCAATCCAAGGAGGATATTGGATGAGCGATGATCCTACACGGCTTACTTTTGTTATACAGCAAAATGGAGTTAGTGGATATTGGTTAAGCGAGGTACTTCGTAACAAGCATCAGATTCAGGTAGAGATGGCAGGTGAAAAACATATTGTTGCAATCACTTCATTGGCAGATACATTAGAAGATATTCTTGAGCTTGTAGACGGGATAAAAGCATGTCTTGGCGGAAGTGACCATAAGACAATGCAGGATGATATCATTAAAAATCAGGCGATAGGAACTCAATTACCCCAGCAAATGATGCTCATGCATCAAGCTAAACAAAGCCGTGAATGGATGTGGATTGCACTAAAGGATGCACAAGGATATACTTCTCGAAATATGATTATACCATATCCACCAGGGATTCCCTTGATACTTCCTGGAGAAGCAATAACTCAAGAGATTATTGATTATCTTATAGGTTTAGAGAAGCATGACAAGGAGATTTATGGTATAATAAAAGGAGAAATACAGGTTCTAAAATAACACGTTGCGAGGTATATATGAAAGGCATATTTATTACAATTGAGGGCATGGATGGCTCGGGAAAGACAACACAGATCAATCGATTAAAAGAGTATTTTGAAACAAAAGGAAAGCACGTGCGTATCACGCGTGAACCTGGAGGAACAAGAATTAGTGAAGCAATACGAGAGATTATACTCAATGTAAATTATCAAGAGATGGATTATGTGACAGAAGCATTACTCTATGCTGCGGCTAGAGCCCAACATGTTGCAGAATATATTTTACCGGCAGTAGAACAAGGGGACATTGTTATATGTGATCGTTTTGTGGACTCATCTATTGTCTATCAAGGAATGGCACGCGAATTAGGTCAAGAAATGGTTGCGACGATTAATCAATATGCAACCAAAGGGTTACAGCCAGATATTACATTTTTCTTAGACTTAGAGCACCGACAAGGGATGGAGCGCAAGAAGAATCAGCAAGAGTTAGACCGTCTCGAAGGGGAAAAAGAGCAGTTTCACCAAAAAGTACGTGATGGATATAAACAATTGGCAAAAGCTAATCAAGAGCGTATGATTGATATTGATGCAAGTCAGTCGATTGAAGAAGTTCACCAATGTATACTTTTGGGACTTAAAGAAAAAGGAATAATAACCGATAAATATAATGACGAGGAGTGAATAGTATGAAAATGGTAATGGCAGTGATTCATGATGAAGATTCCCATCGTTTAATGGAAGCATTAACAAAAGAGGGATTTATGGCAACAAAATTGGCAAGCACAGGTGGTCTCTTAAAGACAGGAAATACAACCCTTTTTGTTGGGGTTGAAAAAGATAAAGTTGATAAAGTCGTTGAACTTATCAAAGAGATATGCAAAACCAGTAAAAAAATGTCCCTTGTTAACCCGCCAGTGTCGAATGTGCCGGATAATATGTTGGCATATCCTGTTGAAATTACCGTCGGTGGGGCAACGATTTTTGTGCTGGATGTGGATCAATACTTAAAAGTTTAGTCAGTTTTTATTTGGAGGAAATCTTATGGATGTGAAAGTAAACTCGGTTCAAAATGTACAAAATATTGAGAGTGCATCAAAAAATAATGATGCGCCAAAAAGTGATTTTAAATTTACGCTTTTGAGTAAAGTGGATGAAGCACAATTGCAATCAAAGCTCAATAGTATGATTGAATCGATTACCGAACAAGGAAATAAGATTTCCAAGCATATGGATGTGCGTGATATGCGCAAATATCGCGAAACCATTAAAGAGTTTATCAATGAAGTGGTTACACACTCACATCAATTTTCGCGAGAGAATTTTTTGGACCGCAGAGGACGACACCGTGTCTATGGTATCGTAAAACTTGTAGATAAGAACCTAGATGAATTGGCACAAGAACTTATTAAAGATGAAAAAAATCATTTGAACATCTTAGGAAAAGTCGATGAAATTAGAGGATTGCTACTCGACATGGTCATATAGAGGTAGAATAAATGTATTCATTTGATGAAATTGTTGGACATGAGAATATAATAAAACATATGGAGAATGCTTTTTTAACTGGGAAAGTGTCTCATGCTTATATTGTAGAAGGTGAAGATGGCATGGGCAAGAAAACACTGGTTAAGGCATTCTCCAAGTTGCTTCAATGTGAAAATCCACAAGAAAGTAGACCATGTAATGTCTGCTCATCTTGTCTGCAAATTGAATCGGGGAATCATCCGGATATCGCTTATGTACGCCCAACAAAAAAAACAGGATATGGTGTTACAGATATACGCGAGCAAGTTGTCAAAGATATTAAAGTACGCCCATATCAAAGTAAGTATAAGATTTATATTATTGAGCAGGCAGAACTTATGACGGTTCAAGCTCAAAATAGTATATTAAAAACTATCGAAGAACCGCCAGAATATGGGTTGTTTTTCTTGGTATCTTCCAATAGCCATAAATTTTTGCAAACCATTCTATCCCGTTCAGTGAAGATGTCTTTAAAACCAATTAGTACCAAGCAAATTGAAGAATATTTATCGACACAATATGGGATGAACTATACTCAAGCTAGAGTATATGGGTCTTTTTCAAGAGGAAATCTTGGAAAGGCATTAATCTTAAAAGAATCAGAAAACTTTACAACCCAACGACAAAATATGCTCAAGTGTTTAGAAATATTTATAAATGGGAAAGATTATGATATAATAGAGGTTGTGCAACTCTTTGAAGAGATCAAAGCGGATATTTTAGAAAATATTGATATATTGATTAGTTTGAGCAGAGATATTTTGTACTATCATGGGACCCAAGATATCGATAATATTATCCATAAAGATATTGAACAAGAAATTATCCGGCTGAGTCAAAGGGTGAATGCTAGCCGATTGATTCGGCTTGTATATAATAGTTACACACTGATTAATCAACTCCGGCTCAATGTGAACTATTCATTAGCAGTAACGGTGATGCTAACCAATATGGAACAATAATGCAATAGATTTTGGAGGAAATGACATGATAAAAGTCATAGGTGTTCGCTTTCGAAAAGCGGGTAAGATATATTATTTTGACCCTGATGAATTAAACATACAAGAAAATGAACACGTTATCGTTGAGACAGCCCGAGGGGTTGAATACGGTAAAGTGGTTAAAGGAATTATGGAAGTCCCTGATGAAGAAGTGGTACATCCGTTAAAAAAAGTAATGCGAATAGCGACAGAAGAAGATGATGCTCAAGAATCCATCAATAAACAAGAAGAAAAAGAAGCAGCAAAGATATGCCTTGAAAAAATCAAAAAGCATAAGTTGGAGATGAAGCTTATTGATTGCGAGTATACCTTTGATAAGAATAAGCTACTTTTCTATTTTACAGCAGATGGGCGTGTGGATTTTAGAGAATTGGTTAAAGATTTGGCTTCGGTATTTAAGACACGTATTGAATTAAGACAAATTGGTGTGCGTGACGAGACAAAAATGATGGGCAGTATTGGTATTTGTGGACGCCCGTTATGTTGCTTTAGCCACTTATCTGATTTTCATCCAGTGTCTATTAAAATGGCAAAAGAACAAAATTTATCGCTTAATCCGACAAAAATATCTGGAGTCTGTGGACGATTGATGTGTTGCCTAAAATATGAAGAAGAGACGTATGTGGAACTGAATAAAAAACTGCCAAACATTGGTGATATTGTTATTACACCAGGTGGCGTTGAAGCTGAAGTAAAGCATGTTAACATTATTCGACAACTTGTAAAAACGGTTATTCGTACAGATAATAATGTCGATATTGTTGAGTTTAAACTCGATGAGCTCAAGATTAAGAAAAAGCGTGGAAATAAAAATGCCCGTTTACCAAAAGAAGAGTATCTAGAGTTGAAAAAGTTAGAAAAGCTTGAAGCACATGAAAGTGATAAAAAATTAGAAGATTAATGCTGGAGCAAGTTTATGGAACGAAATAAAACGGAACGTGTGGATGATTTACATATTCAAAATTATCGTATCATACAAAATAAAGAAGGCTTTTGTTTTGGAATGGATGCAGTTTTGCTGAGTGATTTTGCAAAAGTAAAAGAAGCAGAAACTGTACTTGATATGGGAACAGGAACTGGGATTATCCCGATTCTTCTTGAAGCTAAAACCAAGGGAAAGACCTATATGGGATTAGAAATTCAAGAAGAATTTGTCGACATGGCAAGACGAAGTGTTCAGATGAACGGACAAGCCGATAAAGTAACAATTCTACATGGTGATATAAAGGAAGCGGCTCAGCTGTTTCCTTTATCTACGTTTGATGTTATAACATCAAATCCACCATATATGAACTCCGGTAAAGGATTGATGAATCCATCCTCGGCAAAAGCGATTGCACGTCATGAGGTACTTTGCTCTCTTGAAGATGTGATCTATAATGCATCAAAACTGCTTCGTGTAGGTGGACGGTTTTATATGGTGCATCGTCCTCAACGGTTAATGGAAATTTTTGCAACACTAAAAAAATATCGACTAGAGCCAAAACAGATTCGCATGGTGCATTCCTATGCACACAAAGAAGCAACGATGGTTTTAATTGAAGCCATACGTGGAGGCAATCCATTGTTAAAAGTTCATCCACCATTAATTATTTATTCAGATAAAAATCAATATAGTTCGGAGATATATAAAATCTATGGAAAGGAGTTGCCTACCAATGAATGAAATAGTTCAAGGAAAGCTTTATTTGATTGCAACGCCTATT
This sequence is a window from Vallitaleaceae bacterium 9-2. Protein-coding genes within it:
- a CDS encoding P-II family nitrogen regulator, producing the protein MDKITKVDIITRPDKAEVLKEALNEIGITGMTFSHVLGCGLQKGKTEYYRGNPYSIDLLPKIRVETVVCEVPVEKVVEVAKKVLRTGEIGDGKIFIYPVENVIKVRTGEEGVKAL
- a CDS encoding ammonium transporter, with product MEELKFAIDTMWVLIAAALVFFMQAGFAMVETGFTRSKNAGNIIMKNLMDFSVGSIIFWTVGYSLMYGESVSGIFGKPDFFFNGDYTALIFQTVFAATAATIVSGAMAERTKFISYLVYSFFISLIIYPVSGHWIWGGGWLSEIGFHDFAGSTAVHSVGGWAALVGASILGPRLGKYSQDGKSHAIPGHSITLGALGVFILWFGWFGFNPGSQLAAGSEADALAISRIFVTTNLSAAAAAIVAMIITWLRYKKPDVSMTLNGALAGLVAITAGCDVVTPGAAALIGMIAGVVIVFGIEFVDKVLKVDDPVGAVGVHGISGAVGTILVGVFSVDNGLLTTGSFSALGIQLVGVAAVAAWVLTTSFILFKAVDLIIGLRVSSQEEHIGLDIEEHGVESYADFEIKGVHVR
- a CDS encoding Mrp/NBP35 family ATP-binding protein, producing MASNCDSCSSKESCNVENKSECQVIGTNSNNQFKHIIGVLSGKGGVGKSTVAANLALSLHRQGYKVGVLDADITGPSIPRIFNAEDKKALMYPHGLEAVEIETNLKAMSLNFLLDEEKKPVIWRGPIITNTIKQFYQDVIWGELDYLIIDMPPGTGDIALTIMQSFPLDGIVMVSVPQDMVSMIVSKAIAMTKRLNVEVLGVIENMSYMTCPHCDDKIRVFESDDIEAFLEDQEVELLAELPINGAVTQKNRLSEEMMRIFDEVAIKVQKKIHIKTGQPS
- a CDS encoding aminotransferase class I/II-fold pyridoxal phosphate-dependent enzyme; protein product: MYEELKKYTHEIKSFHMPGHKNGKLQTLEDVYALDVTEVPGTDDLHHPTGIIKELQDRIATIYRSDQTYLLINGSTAGILATMATRARQQGSVLVSRNCHKSVYNSIYLHQIKAHYIYPSYYADEGFYGEVSPKSIEKMLLEHPDIHTVVITSPTYEGMTSDIQAISDIVHAYGATLVVDEAHGAHFTFSDKLPKSAIEQGADYVIQSTHKTLPCLTQTAILHTQKLSDEEREILKEYLAIYQSSSPSYLLMSSIEQGIDYMDNHRYAYDQWIDALQLLLKTHPIQGGYWMSDDPTRLTFVIQQNGVSGYWLSEVLRNKHQIQVEMAGEKHIVAITSLADTLEDILELVDGIKACLGGSDHKTMQDDIIKNQAIGTQLPQQMMLMHQAKQSREWMWIALKDAQGYTSRNMIIPYPPGIPLILPGEAITQEIIDYLIGLEKHDKEIYGIIKGEIQVLK
- the tmk gene encoding dTMP kinase, whose amino-acid sequence is MKGIFITIEGMDGSGKTTQINRLKEYFETKGKHVRITREPGGTRISEAIREIILNVNYQEMDYVTEALLYAAARAQHVAEYILPAVEQGDIVICDRFVDSSIVYQGMARELGQEMVATINQYATKGLQPDITFFLDLEHRQGMERKKNQQELDRLEGEKEQFHQKVRDGYKQLAKANQERMIDIDASQSIEEVHQCILLGLKEKGIITDKYNDEE
- a CDS encoding cyclic-di-AMP receptor, with product MKMVMAVIHDEDSHRLMEALTKEGFMATKLASTGGLLKTGNTTLFVGVEKDKVDKVVELIKEICKTSKKMSLVNPPVSNVPDNMLAYPVEITVGGATIFVLDVDQYLKV
- a CDS encoding YaaR family protein, whose translation is MDVKVNSVQNVQNIESASKNNDAPKSDFKFTLLSKVDEAQLQSKLNSMIESITEQGNKISKHMDVRDMRKYRETIKEFINEVVTHSHQFSRENFLDRRGRHRVYGIVKLVDKNLDELAQELIKDEKNHLNILGKVDEIRGLLLDMVI
- a CDS encoding DNA polymerase III subunit delta' C-terminal domain-containing protein, with the protein product MYSFDEIVGHENIIKHMENAFLTGKVSHAYIVEGEDGMGKKTLVKAFSKLLQCENPQESRPCNVCSSCLQIESGNHPDIAYVRPTKKTGYGVTDIREQVVKDIKVRPYQSKYKIYIIEQAELMTVQAQNSILKTIEEPPEYGLFFLVSSNSHKFLQTILSRSVKMSLKPISTKQIEEYLSTQYGMNYTQARVYGSFSRGNLGKALILKESENFTTQRQNMLKCLEIFINGKDYDIIEVVQLFEEIKADILENIDILISLSRDILYYHGTQDIDNIIHKDIEQEIIRLSQRVNASRLIRLVYNSYTLINQLRLNVNYSLAVTVMLTNMEQ
- a CDS encoding stage 0 sporulation family protein, with product MIKVIGVRFRKAGKIYYFDPDELNIQENEHVIVETARGVEYGKVVKGIMEVPDEEVVHPLKKVMRIATEEDDAQESINKQEEKEAAKICLEKIKKHKLEMKLIDCEYTFDKNKLLFYFTADGRVDFRELVKDLASVFKTRIELRQIGVRDETKMMGSIGICGRPLCCFSHLSDFHPVSIKMAKEQNLSLNPTKISGVCGRLMCCLKYEEETYVELNKKLPNIGDIVITPGGVEAEVKHVNIIRQLVKTVIRTDNNVDIVEFKLDELKIKKKRGNKNARLPKEEYLELKKLEKLEAHESDKKLED
- a CDS encoding tRNA1(Val) (adenine(37)-N6)-methyltransferase, whose protein sequence is MERNKTERVDDLHIQNYRIIQNKEGFCFGMDAVLLSDFAKVKEAETVLDMGTGTGIIPILLEAKTKGKTYMGLEIQEEFVDMARRSVQMNGQADKVTILHGDIKEAAQLFPLSTFDVITSNPPYMNSGKGLMNPSSAKAIARHEVLCSLEDVIYNASKLLRVGGRFYMVHRPQRLMEIFATLKKYRLEPKQIRMVHSYAHKEATMVLIEAIRGGNPLLKVHPPLIIYSDKNQYSSEIYKIYGKELPTNE